A region from the Candidatus Zixiibacteriota bacterium genome encodes:
- a CDS encoding glycoside hydrolase, with protein MIKNIAISSAYYGGGLSIQKKLFVVKSGSYQGRTVVVYPKTQSQLVFVWSDPPYTSWSEETVIVSDSANYPACAYMDDDGSIYVAYTVQTSFDLAEKKLVYSDGNWSAGSKNVIYSGDASFYPSLYKDLWNRLWVSFTRESSGSYYINVKRSTDDGTTWGTGPSDEGTTLTSGATSCYSQLVYRPNHVYCIYTEGGTKLAYSRMEITAALFDDEVGLYTGTGLSANFSGACSADLRLGIAFCDDSDLLYKEFDGAQWSGIETIDSAFSVNPNLYFRQSVPYVVFAKEVGADQHQPHYSYREGQAFSEAAPISPEMSTLDRVFCYNPSGAVKFNDKTAAAADSTAADVFHDATGKMLLSVGDALYLGQQERFSMITATLSTNGEGGGISWYYWDGSDWKIFTPFSGSYNFDSSPATITFWNDTSEIPSDWQTCIVNGKAGYWVKASVSSAFTVAPIGSQITGVPNVSYIISE; from the coding sequence ATGATTAAGAATATAGCAATCTCAAGCGCCTACTATGGCGGCGGGCTGTCGATTCAGAAGAAACTGTTCGTTGTGAAGTCCGGTTCGTATCAGGGAAGAACTGTCGTCGTATATCCGAAGACGCAGAGCCAGCTTGTGTTTGTCTGGAGCGATCCCCCATACACATCGTGGTCCGAGGAAACCGTGATAGTCTCAGATTCCGCGAATTATCCAGCCTGTGCGTACATGGATGACGACGGCAGCATCTATGTCGCTTACACCGTGCAGACGTCATTCGATCTGGCAGAGAAGAAGCTGGTATACTCGGATGGAAACTGGAGCGCTGGGTCGAAAAATGTGATTTACAGCGGCGACGCAAGTTTCTACCCGTCTCTATACAAAGATCTGTGGAACAGGCTCTGGGTTAGCTTCACGAGAGAATCGAGCGGCAGCTACTACATCAATGTCAAGCGTTCGACTGATGATGGCACGACCTGGGGCACGGGTCCGTCCGATGAAGGTACAACGCTGACCTCCGGCGCGACTTCATGCTATAGTCAGCTTGTGTACCGCCCGAACCATGTCTACTGCATCTATACAGAGGGCGGTACGAAGCTTGCATACAGCAGGATGGAAATAACTGCAGCTCTGTTTGATGATGAGGTGGGTCTCTACACCGGCACGGGACTCTCTGCTAATTTCAGCGGTGCATGCTCGGCTGATCTGCGATTGGGTATTGCGTTTTGCGATGATTCTGATTTGCTCTACAAGGAGTTCGATGGTGCTCAGTGGTCCGGTATCGAGACCATCGACTCGGCATTCTCAGTCAATCCGAATCTGTACTTCAGGCAGAGTGTGCCATACGTCGTGTTTGCGAAGGAAGTCGGAGCGGATCAGCATCAGCCACATTACTCGTATCGCGAGGGGCAGGCTTTTTCGGAGGCGGCTCCGATCTCTCCCGAAATGAGCACCCTCGACAGAGTGTTCTGCTACAATCCATCGGGAGCAGTCAAATTCAATGACAAAACCGCCGCTGCGGCTGACAGCACTGCGGCTGATGTCTTTCATGACGCCACGGGCAAGATGCTGCTATCTGTCGGGGACGCGCTGTATCTTGGCCAGCAAGAGCGGTTCTCTATGATCACAGCGACGCTTTCAACGAATGGTGAAGGAGGCGGTATCTCCTGGTACTACTGGGATGGTTCTGACTGGAAGATTTTCACGCCATTCTCTGGCTCATATAACTTCGACAGCTCACCCGCGACAATCACATTCTGGAATGACACATCAGAGATACCGTCCGATTGGCAGACCTGCATCGTCAATGGTAAAGCCGGCTACTGGGTGAAGGCATCGGTGTCATCAGCATTCACAGTTGCTCCCATAGGTTCACAGATAACCGGCGTTCCGAATGTGTCATACATAATCTCTGAGTAG